In Mycobacteriales bacterium, the following are encoded in one genomic region:
- a CDS encoding DUF3145 domain-containing protein, whose amino-acid sequence MATRGVVYVHSCAPAVCPHVEWAISAVLDMRVTLSWTGQPAAPGALRAECGWSGRAGTGGRLAAALRDWPMLRFEVTEDASPGCDGERIVHVPGRGTHRAATSANGDLVIGEQQLRAARAGCVTADDFAHAIDTMLGASWDAELEPYRQAGDGAPVRWLHQVG is encoded by the coding sequence GTGGCCACACGTGGCGTCGTCTATGTCCACTCGTGCGCGCCCGCTGTTTGCCCGCATGTGGAGTGGGCTATTTCGGCTGTCCTCGACATGCGGGTCACGCTGTCGTGGACCGGGCAGCCCGCCGCGCCCGGCGCACTGCGCGCAGAGTGCGGATGGAGCGGTCGGGCCGGCACCGGTGGCCGCCTCGCCGCGGCGCTGCGGGACTGGCCCATGTTGCGGTTCGAGGTCACCGAGGACGCGAGCCCGGGCTGCGACGGCGAGCGCATCGTGCACGTCCCCGGCCGGGGAACCCACCGGGCGGCGACGAGTGCCAACGGCGACCTGGTGATCGGCGAGCAGCAACTGCGCGCCGCCCGGGCCGGTTGCGTGACCGCCGACGACTTCGCGCATGCGATCGACACCATGCTCGGGGCGTCGTGGGACGCCGAGCTCGAGCCCTACCGGCAGGCCGGCGACGGCGCACCGGTCCGGTGGCTGCACCAGGTCGGCTGA